A stretch of the Gossypium hirsutum isolate 1008001.06 chromosome D07, Gossypium_hirsutum_v2.1, whole genome shotgun sequence genome encodes the following:
- the LOC107925862 gene encoding chromatin modification-related protein EAF1 B isoform X3, with translation MHGCSLGSALLLNAEVDSMGGVVDSGVDIGVKTSLRRAAIEKAQAELRQEYVVREERRRELEFLEKGGNPLDFKFGNAASVSVQSTSLTNQQAEHLVTSDAKGSFAPTASPHGDSVESSGRPGIPAVCEPSSADSLLLFSGENELPEGERKSMNSRKWNTVFPSEQSSRMDGAQNTKESEDSAIFRPYARRNRSKINRDGARSSPKDIVQGRGGHGPCLPAHVASKDVKALTSETNNQKGKNIHCVDATKLTTSDGDLASKMITSDNQFNMAFDGGQATEETTDQSKGDISESKVDVTFSKSLIDDLHKETAQVEADKSPVNLVPAESDLVAGKEQGVSTGLEESPATGTTKAENGTGYNQQNGFGDAKRDEEKPIEGQNSSVAIGMKGLDSVSSCTQNSLRLDVNNDKDVYINPKNVDSNGKLVEQTSEKEESLNLAVGEMARQNSEIKAVDNVAVVLDTYRSVIQNDSLNDSTVKVVEETRSELQNEVSCLSNDEAQRSSHAVSEAEREVSTVPGDNSNSYKENFSSSLPQGKMDNTICEIPDTTLLGITSIAIPDTQASLDNHVKVVDKAHEDSVMEEAGIIEAKRKRIAELSVASLSMENCQKSHWDFVLEEMAWLANDFAQERLWKMTAAAQICRRVTFTLRLQLEEKNQYWKLRKAALILANAVMDFWHSAQLLLNSRDLGPKNCGYDLVGSQADEVLKNNNAELDMKDTNKEQQQHPGNDNELAIQAYALRFLKYSSSSVPSRQADTAATSDRIFDSSIMDSSWDEHLTEESLFYAVPSGAMETYRRSIEFYLVQTEKIESNVQEVVETSAYDAGAEFPYGNFVYDEDEGETSMYYLPGAFQGSKSSKLNQKKRTMKIMKSYPPARSYEMGSDLPYGNCAQQSTLMGKRPASGLNVGPIPTKRVRTGPRQRVLSLFSCAAAAGGLQAPTKTDASSGDNNSFQDDQSTLNGGFQIEKSTEVESVGNFERQLQNDRAEPPTKAKKKKKTKNLGSAYDEGWQLESTHNELGNYSKKRPESSHFDSNGTSGLFGQHNAKKLKIMKQQLDNTFDITSNGSIPSPVGSQMSNMSNSSKIIRLMHGSDKSRKAKTPKMSAAQPGSSTPWSLLEDQALVVLVHDMGPNWDLVSDAINSTLQLKCIFLKPKECKERYKILMDRSGDGADSADDLMSSQSYPPTLPGIPKGSARQLFQRLQGPVEEETLKSHFEKIILVGKKQHYRRCQHDNQDLKQIVPVHNSHVMSLSQVCPNNLNGGVLTPLDFCDAPASSKDVLPLGYQASSLAISNQGAVGPRLPASGANSSLQGSSNAVLGSNLSSPSATLDASVRDGRFGVPRTSLPADEQHRVQQHSPVLSGRNVQQSKLTLPGAISGSDRGVLMLAGGNGVGMMCGINRNMPMSRPGFQGMVSSTMLNSGSMLSSNLVGMPSPGNMHSGPGSGQGNSTLRPRDTIHMMQPGHSPENQRQMVVPELQLHIQENSQGIAAFNGLTSAYPNQSTPSPVQSYPGQPQKSHGLNNSLQGSNGSQQQAYAMRLAKERQRQQQQQQQSHMHQQHQKFAVSNALKPHVRPQTQLPVSSLQSSSQIQSPASTQAVSLSPLTPSTPITPMSLHQQQKNHLVPRGLGRSSRPGASGLNNQIGQQQQRQLQQQQFQQSGRHHPQQRQQTQSQQQAKLLKGAGRGNMQVHQNLSVDPSPLNGLSMASSNQAAEKGEQMMHLMQGQGLYSGSVMSPVQPSKPPVSSQSMNHSQPQKKLLSGAVPPSTKYLQQMAAHSDNSSQVQVSTAPSGHTQSDVHQSVLPAAMGPNCQHLQLQSQSHKKQVNQSQPTVKRMIQQNQQVNSDPSSKSQAEPAQADQQPMSNASLMGTATTMAMPQAAIDSADNVSVVSPSVGPQWKPSESVCDLGLPNVATQVGSMGSPPHPNSARSDSLPSVSQVLGKRQLSGSLPSNGSTDGAQWPQQPQIQQSSTLPPSQQPYQQLQNQHSLLPQQQPLQQQSQQQTLHLQTVQGSLYYRPSNSKLE, from the exons ATGCATGGATGCAGCTTGGGATCTGCATTGTTATTAAATGCTGAGGTTGATTCTATGGGAGGGGTTGTTGACAGTGGAGTTGACATTGGTGTCAAGACCTCCCTGCGTAGAGCAGCTATTGAGAAGGCTCAAGCAGAGCTTAG GCAGGAGTATGTTGTTCGTGAGGAAAGGAGAAGGGAACTAGAGTTTCTTGAGAAA GGTGGCAATCcgttggatttcaaatttggcaATGCAGCTTCAGTTAGTGTCCAGTCTACTTCTCTCACTAATCAGCAAGCAGAACATTTGGTTACCAG TGATGCAAAAGGTAGTTTTGCACCCACTGCCTCACCTCATGGTGATTCCGTAGAGAGTAGTGGAAGACCAGGGATTCCTGCAGTTTGTGAACCCAGTAGTGCTGACAGTCTCTTACTATTTTCTGGTGAAAATGAGTTGCCTGAAGGTGAAAGGAAGTCTATGAATTCTCGTAAGTGGAATACTGTTTTTCCATCAGAGCAATCTTCTCGAATGGATGGAGCTCAAAATACCAAGGAATCAGAAGATTCTGCTATTTTTCGCCCATATGCTCGAAGGAACAGGTCCAAAATAAATCGAGATGGAGCACGATCTAGTCCAAAAGATATTGTTCAGGGTCGAGGTGGTCATGGCCCTTGTTTACCTGCTCATGTAGCATCGAAGGATGTGAAGGCTTTGACTTCTGAAACAAATAACCAAAAGGGAAAGAACATACATTGTGTCGATGCCACAAAATTGACAACTTCAGATGGTGATTTGGCTTCAAAGATGATAACTTCTGATAATCAGTTCAACATGGCGTTTGATGGTGGTCAGGCTACAGAAGAAACAACGGATCAATCAAAAGGTGATATATCCGAAAGCAAGGTTGATGTCACATTTTCTAAAAGCTTGATCGATGACCTGCATAAGGAAACTGCTCAAGTTGAGGCTGATAAATCTCCAGTTAACTTGGTTCCTGCAGAGTCTGATCTTGTTGCAGGGAAGGAGCAGGGAGTTTCAACTGGTCTTGAAGAATCACCTGCAACAGGTACAACAAAAGCTGAAAATGGAACTGGTTATAACCAGCAAAATGGGTTTGGTGATGCCAAAAGAGATGAGGAAAAACCAATTGAAGGGCAAAATAGCAGTGTGGCAATAGGGATGAAGGGATTAGATTCAGTGTCCTCTTGCACTCAAAACAGTTTAAGATTAGATGTAAATAATGATAAAGATGTATATATAAATCCAAAAAATGTTGATTCTAATGGAAAGCTCGTGGAGCAAACATCAGAAAAAGAGGAGTCACTAAACTTAGCTGTTGGTGAAATGGCAAGACAAAACAGTGAGATTAAGGCTGTTGATAATGTTGCTGTTGTTCTTGATACTTATAGATCTGTGATTCAAAATGACTCTCTGAATGATTCTACTGTCAAAGTGGTGGAAGAAACTAGATCTGAATTGCAAAATGAGGTGAGCTGTCTATCCAATGATGAGGCACAACGAAGTAGTCATGCTGTATCAGAAGCTGAAAGGGAAGTTAGTACTGTGCCAGGTGATAATTCTAACTCCTACAAGGAAAACTTTTCGTCTAGTTTGCCTCAAGGTAAAATGGACAACACTATTTGTGAGATTCCTGACACAACTTTGTTAGGAATAACCTCTATTGCTATTCCTGACACTCAAGCTAGTTTGGATAATCATGTGAAAGTGGTGGACAAGGCACATGAAGATTCCGTTATGGAAGAGGCAGGGATTATAGAG GCTAAGCGGAAAAGAATTGCAGAGTTATCTGTTGCTAGCTTATCTATGGAGAACTGCCAAAAATCTCACTGGGACTTTGTTCTTGAGGAAATGGCATGGTTGGCAAATGATTTTGCTCAG GAGCGTCTTTGGAAGATGACTGCTGCTGCTCAAATATGTAGACGTGTTACTTTTACTTTGCGATTGCAACTTGAAGAAAAGAATCAGTATTGGAAACTCAGAAAAGCAGCTTTAATCCTAGCTAATGCTGTCATGGACTTTTGGCATTCAGCACAGTTGCTTCTAAATAGTAGGGATCTTGGTCCAAAAAACTGTGGCTATGATCTAGTGGGATCACAGGCTGATGAAGTTCTTAAGAACAACAATGCAGAACTTGATATG AAGGATACAAATAAGGAGCAGCAGCAGCACCCTGGAAATGACAATGAACTTGCTATTCAGGCATATGCtcttagatttttaaaatatagcAGTTCCTCTGTTCCATCACGTCAAGCTGATACAGCAGCAACTTCTGACAGGATATTTGACTCAAGCATTATGGACAGCTCTTGGGATGAACACCTAACTGAA GAAAGCCTCTTCTATGCAGTTCCTTCAGGTGCTATGGAAACCTACCGAAGATCTATTGAATTTTATTTGGTACAGACTGAG AAAATTGAGAGTAACGTGCAAGAGGTGGTTGAAACATCTGCTTATGATGCTGGAGCCG AGTTTCCATATGGCAACTTTGTGTATGATGAGGATGAAGGAGAAACAAGTATGTATTATTTGCCTGGAGCCTTTCAAGGTAGCAAATCGTCAAAACTAAACCAGAAGAAGCGGACaatgaaaattatgaaatcatATCCTCCTGCAAGATCATATGAAATGGGTTCTGATTTGCCTTATGGAAACTGTGCTCAACAATCAACCTTAATGGGTAAAAGGCCTGCCAGTGGTCTAAATGTTGGTCCAATTCCAACGAAACGTGTTCGCACTGGTCCCAGGCAGAGGGTTTTAAGTCTTTTTAGCTGTGCAGCTGCTGCTGGGGGTTTACAAGCTCCAACAAAAACAGATGCTTCTAGTGGAGATAATAATTCTTTTCAGGATGATCAGAGTACTTTGAATGGAGGATTCCAGATTGAGAAAAGCACAGAGGTTGAATCAGTTGGGAACTTTGAAAGGCAGCTACAAAATGACCGTGCAGAACCACCAACAAAagctaaaaagaagaaaaaaaccaaGAATCTT GGTTCTGCATATGATGAGGGTTGGCAACTTGAATCTACTCATAATGAACTG GGGAATTATTCCAAAAAGAGACCTGAGagttctcattttgattctaatgGAACCAGCG GTTTATTTGGGCAACATAATGCCAAGAAGCTGAAGATAATGAAGCAACAGCTAGATAACACTTTTGACATCACTTCAAATGGATCAATCCCTTCACCAGTAGGGTCCCAGATGAGTAACATGTCCAACTCCAGCAAAATCATCAGATTAATGCATGGTTCTGACAAGAGTAGAAAAGCCAAAACACCCAAG ATGTCTGCTGCTCAGCCTGGTTCTAGTACTCCATGGTCATTACTTGAAGATCAG GCACTTGTTGTCCTTGTACATGACATGGGTCCAAATTGGGATCTCGTAAGTGATGCCATCAACAGTACCCTTCAACTTAAG TGCATATTTCTCAAGCCTAAAGAATGTAAGGAACGCTACAAGATTTTAATGGATAGGAGTGGAGATGGAGCTGACAGTGCTGATGATTTAATGTCTTCTCAGTCATATCCACCCACATTACCTGGCATTCCAAAG GGAAGTGCTAGACAGTTGTTTCAACGTCTGCAAGGGCCAGTAGAAGAGGAGACTCTTAAGtctcattttgaaaaaattatactTGTTGGCAAGAAACAGCACTACCGGCGATGTCAG CATGATAACCAGGATTTGAAGCAGATAGTGCCGGTCCACAATTCTCATGTTATGTCTCTTTCACAAGTCTGCCCAAATAACCTAAATGGAGGGGTTCTAAC GCCTCTCGATTTTTGTGATGCCCCTGCATCAAGCAAAGATGTTCTTCCCCTAGGATATCAGGCTAGTAGTTTAGCAATATCGAATCAAGGAGCTGTGGGACCAAGGCTTCCTGCATCTGGAGCAAATTCGTCGCTGCAGGGATCTTCTAATGCGGTTCTTGGCAGTAATTTATCATCACCCTCTGCTACACTCGATGCTTCTGTGAG GGATGGTAGATTTGGTGTTCCAAGAACATCTTTGCCAGCTGATGAGCAGCATAGAGTGCAGCAACATAGTCCAGTCTTATCTGGCAGGAATGTCCAGCAGTCCAAATTGACTCTCCCTGGGGCTATTTCTGGGTCAGATCGTGGGGTTCTTATGCTGGCTGGTGGAAATGGTGTGGGCATGATGTGTGGAATAAATAGAAACATGCCAATGTCAAGGCCAGGCTTTCAAGGAATGGTATCATCAACAATGCTAAATTCTGGCAGCATGCTCTCCTCCAATTTGGTGGGAATGCCTAGCCCTGGAAATATGCACTCTGGACCAGGTTCTGGTCAAGGAAACTCTACATTGAGACCTCGGGATACCATTCACATGATGCAA CCTGGTCACAGTCCAGAGAACCAGAGGCAAATGGTGGTACCTGAGCTCCAACTGCACATTCAAGAGAACAGCCAGGGAATTGCTGCCTTCAATGGGTTGACTTCTGCTTACCCTAATCAATCAACCCCATCACCTGTTCAGTCATATCCAGGTCAACCCCAGAAGTCCCATGGGCTGAACAACTCTCTTCAGGGTTCTAATGGGTCACAGCAGCAAGCATATGCCATGCGCCTTGCTAAAGAAAGGCAaaggcagcagcagcagcagcagcagtctCATATGCATCAGCAACATCAAAAGTTTGCTGTATCTAATGCTTTGAAGCCACATGTCCGACCTCAGACTCAACTTCCTGTATCTTCTCTTCAGAGTAGTTCCCAGATTCAATCTCCAGCTTCAACTCAGGCAGTATCGCTTTCCCCTCTAACACCATCTACGCCAATAACTCCTATGTCATTACATCAGCAACAAAAAAACCACTTGGTGCCTCGTGGGCTTGGTAGGAGTTCCCGACCTGGTGCTAGTGGGTTGAACAATCAGATAGGCCAGCAACAACAGCGGCAGCTTCAACAACAGCAGTTTCAACAATCTGGAAGGCACCACCCTCAGCAACGGCAACAAACACAATCTCAGCAGCAAGCTAAACTTTTGAAGGGAGCAGGGAGGGGGAACATGCAGGTGCATCAGAACCTTTCTGTTGATCCTTCTCCTCTGAATGGCCTTAGCATGGCCTCTAGCAACCAAGCTGCTGAGAAAGGAGAGCAGATGATGCACTTAATGCAAGGTCAGGGCCTGTATTCTGGGTCTGTTATGAGCCCTGTCCAACCATCTAAACCTCCAGTTTCTTCTCAGTCCATGAATCATTCCCAGCCACAGAAAAAGCTACTTTCTGGGGCAGTACCCCCTTCTACAAAGTATCTCCAGCAGATGGCTGCACATTCTGATAATAGTTCTCAAGTTCAGGTTTCCACAGCGCCTTCTGGTCATACACAATCAGATGTGCATCAGTCTGTCCTGCCAGCAGCTATGGGTCCAAACTGCCAGCACTTGCAGCTACAGTCACAATCACATAAAAAGCAAGTTAATCAAAGCCAGCCTACTGTTAAAAGGATGATTCAGCAGAATCAACAAGTGAATTCTGATCCTTCCAGCAAATCTCAAGCTGAGCCAGCCCAAGCTGACCAACAGCCCATGAGTAATGCTTCACTTATGGGTACAGCCACAACAATGGCAATGCCTCAAGCTGCCATTGATTCAGCTGACAATGTATCGGTTGTTTCTCCCTCTGTTGGCCCTCAGTGGAAACCATCAGAATCAGTGTGTGATCTGGGTTTGCCAAATGTGGCCACTCAAGTGGGATCCATGGGGAGCCCTCCTCATCCAAATTCTGCTCGTAGTGATTCGCTACCTTCTGTCAGCCAAGTGTTAGGGAAGAGACAATTATCAGGTAGTCTACCCTCTAATGGGAGTACTGATGGGGCACAGTGGCCACAACAGCCACAGATACAACAATCTTCCACATTGCCACCATCTCAACAACCTTACCAGCAGTTACAAAATCAGCATAGTTTGCTGCCACAACAGCAGCCATTGCAACAGCAGTCGCAACAGCAAACTCTGCATCTACAAACAGTACAGGGCAGCTTGTATTACAGGCCTTCTAATTCTAAGCTGGAATGA